In the Nicotiana tabacum cultivar K326 chromosome 16, ASM71507v2, whole genome shotgun sequence genome, one interval contains:
- the LOC107759449 gene encoding uncharacterized protein LOC107759449, which translates to MQSSKNEHSLGLADYVGVESYVDLKSALNLEPYKWFSGSGGGGFERREEVRMAMKREKQKEKVEREYPPSIPWLAHTENLPTSQMPWVMKRYYTPDGRLIIKEEKVKRFEYFEAHRTNGRLMVNLVPLNDDVSGSDDDDEDCVCDDGDVAVTDGCNQVKVDRTEEKESTLVNGGGTPVIGGGGSGGGSKCSSLFSLGVPVPAIRPVHT; encoded by the coding sequence aTGCAGTCATCCAAAAATGAACATTCACTAGGTTTGGCTGATTATGTTGGTGTTGAGAGCTATGTTGATTTAAAATCTGCTTTGAATTTGGAACCCTATAAGTGGTTCAGCGGCAGCGGTGGCGGCGGATTTGAGAGAAGGGAAGAAGTGAGAATGGCGATGAAGAGAGAGAAGCAGAAGgagaaagtagagagagaatATCCGCCGTCGATACCGTGGCTGGCGCACACGGAGAATTTGCCGACTTCACAAATGCCGTGGGTGATGAAGAGGTATTATACACCTGACGGCAGATTGATTATCAAAGAAGAGAAGGTGAAAAGGTTTGAGTATTTCGAGGCTCACCGTACTAATGGACGATTAATGGTTAATCTCGTCCCATTAAACGATGACGTTTCGGGTTCCGACGATGATGATGAAGATTGTGTATGTGATGATGGCGATGTGGCTGTAACGGATGGTTGTAATCAGGTGAAGGTTGATCGGACGGAGGAGAAAGAATCGACATTGGTGAATGGTGGTGGTACTCCGGTGATCGGCGGCGGTGGAAGTGGAGGAGGAAGCAAGTGTTCGAGTTTATTTTCGTTAGGTGTACCTGTACCGGCGATAAGGCCAGTTCATACATAA